A stretch of DNA from Desulfosarcina ovata subsp. ovata:
GATGCTTACTGAAATGGGAAGTGATTTTCCCTGTGCTTCGGCCTTTTCACGGAAAGCACCAATATGCCTTCCCGGCACGAAATACATGGAAATCTCATCTTTTGACTGCAGGCACTGGCGATGAATGGTTACATCTTCTTCACCGGTTTCCGGATCTGAACCATAAACCAGCCCCATAGTAATAAATGGGCCTGCATCCTCCGGGGTGTTGGTTGGCGCTGGAATCAGTTTGCGGATATCAAAACCGGGATCCGTGGCCCGGTGAACAACTTCCTGGCAAACCGCCTTTTCCTTGGAGATCATCACAGGAGGCAGGGGATTTTTCAACGCTTCATTCATTTTATGACCCAGATAACGCGGATCCGTTCCCAACAAAAGTCCGACACGTTCACGACTGCCCACCACGCCAATGGCCACCCGCGCGTCGTCATACCCCTTAATGTTATTGAAAAGCATCATGGGACCCGTCTGGGTCGGGCGGCTGACAGTTCCTCCAGCTCCAATTTTTTTATAAACGCCTGCCAGTTCAGCATGGGGGTCCACTTCTTCATTTGTTTGCATCAGCTGGCCGGGCTGGGTTGAAAGAAAAGATAATGCAGAACGAAGGTCAATAATATCGGATCCCGATACACCGCTGTTGGATTCTTCTTTTTTCATGTTTTTTCCTTTATGATGATAATGAGTTGTCAAGATTATGCCATCTGGGCTTCAGTCTTGAGTTTGTTCTCAATATCTTCACGCAGAGTCCGCTTATCCAGTTTCTGTGCGCCGGTATACGGCATCTCATCAATGAATTCTATACGCTCGGGAAGTTGGAGTACAGACGCATCCTGGGCCTTTAAGAAAGCAATAACATTATCAAAGTCCAGTTGACTTCCTTCGGTCGGCTGAATATAGGCACACGCCTTTTCTCCCATATCCTCGTCCGGCATGGGAATCACCGCCACCATGGCAACTTCCGGATGAAGCGTGATCAATTTTTCAATTTCTGTAGAACTGATGCTTTCTCCTCCCCGGTTGATCATCTCTTTGATACGGCCGGTCAAAGTGATGTAGCCGTTTTCATCGATCCTGGCCAGATCGCCGGTTTTGAAAAATCCATCTTCATTCAATGCTGTCTTGTTTTCTTCCGGATTTTCATAATACCCGGTAAAGACCCCGGGGCCTTTGAGAACCAGCTCGCCCTGTTTGCCGGTTTCCACTTCTTTTCCGAAAGGATCAATCACCTTGTAGGTATCATAGGGACAGGTAGGTCGCCCCACGGTCCCGCAGATGGTTTCAAGGTCATTATTGATTCGAGTGATGGTGGTCGGTCCCTCTGTTCCGCCATATCCATTGAAAAATTTGCAGTTCAATTTGTCTATGACGTCTTTTACCATACCCGGATGGCTGGCACCGCCGGCACTGTGCATCTTCTGCAGGGAAGTCAAATCATATTGATTGATATCTTCGTATTGCAGCAGTCTTTGGGCCAGGGTCGGTACCCATATAATTGAAGTGATTTTCTCCTGTTGAATGGTTTCACAAATGCTTTTATTATCCGGAGAGTCCAGCAGAACTACCTTGCCCATGGTGATGATAGAGCCCATGAAGCCTTTGCTGAAGGACAAATCATGACCAATAGGACCGGCGATGAGGTTGATATCCAGATTGCTTTGTTCCCATGATCTTGAACAATAGGTAATGCCGGTCACCAGACTGTTATGACTGCGGGGAACAACTTTAGGTGCTCCTGTGGTTCCGCCGGTGGGGCCCATGTGTGCAATCTGCATGGGATCCGGACGTCGTTGTACAAGACGATCCAGGTTCTCTTGGGTCATGTCAGCCTTTGCCATTAAGCCTTCAAGACTTTCAAATTTTTCTCCGGCCCGTTCGCCCCGGACTGTAATCACTTTTTTAATTCCGGGATTTTCTTTCAGAACGTCATCCATAATAGGCGTGTAGTCAGTTTTTTTGTGCTTGACAGGAACAACCCAATAGGTGGCACCGGTTATGTTCGTCAAATGATTGATCTCATACTGGCGATACCGGTCGATCAACAGAACCGTGATGGCACCGATTTTTTGAAGGGCAAAATAAGCGAAAACAAACTCGTTCCAGTTGGGTAACTGCACCATAACTCTATCTTTGGGCTGAATGCCCAAATCCATCATACCGATGGCCAACTGATTTAC
This window harbors:
- a CDS encoding AMP-binding protein encodes the protein MVDLLSGCVPYKEEDVKKYNELKWWEGLTFGDLLDRAADVHPDKEAFVDRVTRLTYGEAREKVNQLAIGMMDLGIQPKDRVMVQLPNWNEFVFAYFALQKIGAITVLLIDRYRQYEINHLTNITGATYWVVPVKHKKTDYTPIMDDVLKENPGIKKVITVRGERAGEKFESLEGLMAKADMTQENLDRLVQRRPDPMQIAHMGPTGGTTGAPKVVPRSHNSLVTGITYCSRSWEQSNLDINLIAGPIGHDLSFSKGFMGSIITMGKVVLLDSPDNKSICETIQQEKITSIIWVPTLAQRLLQYEDINQYDLTSLQKMHSAGGASHPGMVKDVIDKLNCKFFNGYGGTEGPTTITRINNDLETICGTVGRPTCPYDTYKVIDPFGKEVETGKQGELVLKGPGVFTGYYENPEENKTALNEDGFFKTGDLARIDENGYITLTGRIKEMINRGGESISSTEIEKLITLHPEVAMVAVIPMPDEDMGEKACAYIQPTEGSQLDFDNVIAFLKAQDASVLQLPERIEFIDEMPYTGAQKLDKRTLREDIENKLKTEAQMA